One Leptolyngbyaceae cyanobacterium DNA segment encodes these proteins:
- a CDS encoding DUF4365 domain-containing protein — protein sequence MKRERIYRCPKCQEEVVDRKAVKIRLEKGFSNIRCNYCDYAIELSDLIEETVGKDDQFLTKVGQMDKEIKTNLDNASKRVILEGEFMTLVGKAGQIPRLIQNDDWGIDGEIEFKNDQGQASGERIYVQLKSGASYLNKRKDGVRTFQMKNKRHIEYWQAQRYPVYLIIRDENEKIYWMNITKYLKNRNDKDNFTIVFDGEELTVKAIQSVRHFQLTYT from the coding sequence GTGAAAAGAGAACGGATCTATCGTTGCCCAAAATGTCAAGAAGAAGTAGTAGACAGGAAAGCGGTTAAGATTCGTTTGGAAAAGGGATTTTCTAATATTCGTTGTAATTATTGCGATTATGCGATCGAGCTTTCCGATTTAATTGAAGAGACTGTTGGCAAAGATGACCAATTTCTCACCAAAGTTGGCCAGATGGATAAGGAAATTAAGACTAATCTAGATAACGCTAGCAAGAGAGTTATCCTAGAAGGTGAATTTATGACCCTTGTCGGTAAAGCTGGACAAATACCTCGTCTTATCCAAAACGATGATTGGGGTATTGACGGAGAAATTGAGTTCAAAAACGATCAAGGTCAAGCTTCTGGCGAACGCATCTACGTACAGCTAAAATCAGGCGCTTCTTACCTTAATAAGCGCAAAGATGGGGTGCGTACTTTCCAAATGAAAAATAAGCGACATATTGAGTATTGGCAAGCGCAACGATATCCTGTCTACTTGATTATTCGCGATGAAAACGAAAAAATTTATTGGATGAATATCACAAAATACTTGAAAAACCGAAATGATAAAGACAATTTCACTATTGTCTTTGATGGTGAAGAACTAACCGTCAAAGCTATCCAATCTGTCCGACACTTTCAACTTACCTACACTTAA
- a CDS encoding DUF2281 domain-containing protein, giving the protein MTIEQAVLENLRELPPDKQQQVLDFIQFLKEKTLTKQPRRSLYGLWSDLNIEITVADITEARQEMWGNFPKEFPL; this is encoded by the coding sequence ATGACCATTGAACAAGCTGTTCTAGAAAATTTACGAGAATTACCACCCGACAAGCAGCAACAAGTTCTAGACTTCATTCAATTTCTGAAAGAAAAGACACTTACAAAACAACCTCGCCGTAGCTTGTATGGCTTATGGAGCGATTTAAACATCGAAATTACAGTAGCAGATATTACGGAAGCCCGTCAGGAAATGTGGGGTAATTTTCCTAAGGAGTTTCCTCTATGA
- a CDS encoding PIN domain-containing protein, protein MTSVVLDTHAIVWYLLKSTNLSANALAAIDNANSVYVASISIVEIIY, encoded by the coding sequence ATGACTTCAGTCGTATTAGATACCCATGCAATTGTTTGGTATCTTTTGAAGTCAACCAATTTATCCGCTAATGCTTTAGCAGCTATTGATAATGCAAATTCAGTTTATGTTGCTTCAATTTCTATCGTAGAAATTATTTACTAA
- a CDS encoding RES family NAD+ phosphorylase, translating into MLTGNQLNAAIASLPTLSLYGVAFRIIQIQYINTPLSSVGSLRFGGRYNPQAAFEALYLAENSLTALLEVEALFKTKTEYRSILKPPLIILSTQYQINRILDITNLDNQMALGTNLQELTGNWLIMSMRGQIAPTQSLGEAAYNLQTIEALKVPSARDPNTYNLIVFPDRLFTNSFLRVYDDSGTINAQLP; encoded by the coding sequence GTGCTGACTGGGAATCAACTTAACGCTGCGATTGCATCACTGCCCACCCTATCTTTATATGGGGTGGCTTTTCGTATAATACAAATACAATATATAAATACACCTTTATCTTCTGTTGGGTCCCTAAGATTTGGCGGCAGATACAATCCACAAGCAGCATTTGAGGCACTTTATCTAGCTGAAAATAGTTTAACTGCTCTATTAGAAGTGGAAGCTTTATTTAAAACAAAAACAGAATATAGGTCGATTCTTAAACCACCTCTAATTATACTTTCTACTCAATACCAAATAAATAGAATTCTTGATATTACTAATCTGGATAACCAAATGGCTTTAGGAACCAATTTGCAGGAACTTACTGGGAATTGGCTAATTATGTCTATGAGGGGTCAGATTGCACCCACTCAATCTCTTGGTGAAGCTGCTTACAATTTACAAACAATTGAAGCGTTAAAAGTTCCTTCAGCACGCGATCCAAATACTTACAATTTAATAGTATTTCCAGATAGACTTTTTACTAATAGCTTTTTGCGCGTATACGATGATTCTGGTACAATTAACGCGCAACTGCCTTGA
- a CDS encoding cytochrome c oxidase subunit II: protein MKIPSNITTLIAGIVLTLVSLWVGKNHGLLPVAASEEAALVDGLFNTMMTISTGLFFIVEGVLVYSIFRFRRRPGDNTDGPPTHGNVPLEILWTAIPAVIILIIGVYSFEVYNSMGGLDPMAAHGHSMQQARKMPGSAIAATLDENTQQAAPTPTEQIADGVGASPDKSANPNLEVNVTGLQFAWIFAYPDSGVTSGELHVPTGREVKLNISANDVIHAFWVPEFRLKQDAIPGRTTELRFTPKTVGTYPVICAELCGSYHGGMKTQVIVQTPEEFDAWVQSQQEVASAENLDRALAINPQAMSTGEFLAPYAGEMGITSDTLEQLHASHHHQF, encoded by the coding sequence GTGAAAATACCAAGTAACATTACAACTCTGATCGCTGGTATCGTACTGACCCTAGTTAGTCTATGGGTTGGTAAAAATCATGGACTATTACCAGTGGCAGCCTCAGAAGAAGCCGCTTTGGTAGATGGTTTATTCAATACCATGATGACCATCTCCACCGGACTATTTTTTATCGTGGAAGGAGTTTTAGTCTATTCGATTTTTAGATTTCGCAGGCGTCCGGGTGACAATACGGACGGGCCACCAACTCACGGTAACGTACCGCTAGAGATTCTGTGGACGGCAATACCCGCCGTGATTATCCTGATCATTGGCGTTTATAGCTTTGAGGTTTACAACTCGATGGGGGGCTTAGACCCGATGGCCGCTCACGGTCATAGTATGCAGCAAGCTAGGAAGATGCCGGGATCTGCGATCGCCGCTACCCTAGATGAGAATACCCAACAAGCCGCACCAACCCCAACAGAACAAATTGCGGATGGCGTTGGTGCTTCCCCAGATAAATCCGCCAATCCAAACTTAGAGGTAAACGTAACTGGTTTGCAGTTTGCTTGGATCTTTGCCTATCCCGATAGCGGGGTAACCTCAGGAGAATTGCACGTTCCCACCGGAAGGGAAGTAAAACTCAACATTTCGGCTAACGATGTCATCCATGCCTTCTGGGTACCGGAATTCCGTCTCAAGCAAGATGCCATTCCCGGTAGAACCACCGAACTGCGATTTACGCCCAAAACAGTTGGTACTTACCCGGTAATTTGTGCCGAACTGTGCGGTTCTTATCATGGTGGAATGAAAACCCAAGTCATCGTCCAAACACCAGAAGAATTCGATGCTTGGGTGCAAAGTCAACAAGAAGTTGCTAGTGCCGAAAATCTCGATCGAGCATTAGCAATCAATCCCCAAGCAATGTCAACAGGTGAATTTTTAGCTCCCTATGCAGGAGAGATGGGTATTACCTCCGATACCTTAGAGCAGCTTCACGCTTCCCATCATCATCAATTTTAG
- a CDS encoding glycosyltransferase, whose protein sequence is MRKLYFLVPGTGGKFSCGGLWAELKTLHLARQICSADVVTYRQREKDTLFLDDVLKEKNLEDIIFVISWGFDIPKLVAKLKDYNVIYHAHSSGYGFTLPASIPIITVSRNTMGYWGQKLPNSLIYYLPNQISDYFQNINVQRDIDVLVQARKSSEYLLKELIPALQEKCHVFVVDSYVEDLPGLFNRAKVYLYDSAEYWALQGVSEGFGLQPMEALACGCQVFSSVNGGLSDYLDPGFNCYKIAGYSKEYDVQRILKVVNNSSSLGLSEMVLAEYRSQNIIKRFQVIITEINDFFDSRSHCQPNIKSLTKSRIAKLTVQRIFDKIKKKYLVRV, encoded by the coding sequence ATGAGAAAACTCTACTTCTTAGTTCCCGGAACGGGCGGCAAATTTTCCTGCGGCGGTCTTTGGGCAGAATTGAAAACCCTCCATCTGGCGCGACAAATTTGCTCTGCTGATGTAGTCACTTATCGCCAACGGGAAAAGGATACTCTATTTTTAGATGATGTACTAAAGGAAAAAAACTTAGAAGATATCATTTTCGTAATTAGTTGGGGATTTGATATCCCTAAATTGGTTGCTAAATTAAAGGATTACAATGTAATTTATCATGCCCACAGTTCGGGTTATGGATTTACGCTACCTGCTAGCATTCCCATCATCACTGTTAGCCGCAACACGATGGGTTATTGGGGGCAAAAATTACCTAATTCACTGATCTATTATTTACCTAATCAAATTTCTGATTATTTTCAAAACATCAATGTTCAGCGAGACATTGATGTTTTAGTACAAGCTCGGAAATCTTCTGAATATTTGTTAAAAGAGTTAATTCCTGCTTTACAGGAAAAATGTCATGTTTTTGTGGTGGATTCTTATGTTGAGGATTTGCCTGGTTTATTTAATCGGGCGAAGGTTTATCTGTATGATTCGGCTGAGTATTGGGCTTTGCAGGGCGTCAGTGAAGGTTTTGGTTTGCAACCGATGGAGGCGCTTGCTTGCGGTTGTCAAGTTTTTTCTAGCGTGAATGGGGGATTATCTGATTATTTAGATCCGGGATTTAATTGTTATAAAATTGCCGGTTATTCTAAAGAGTATGATGTACAGCGCATTTTGAAAGTGGTGAATAATTCATCGTCATTAGGGTTATCGGAAATGGTTCTGGCAGAATATCGATCGCAAAATATTATCAAACGTTTTCAAGTCATAATTACGGAAATAAATGATTTTTTTGATAGCCGATCGCACTGCCAACCAAATATTAAAAGTTTAACCAAAAGTAGGATTGCTAAATTGACAGTGCAAAGAATATTCGATAAAATAAAGAAAAAATATTTAGTTCGTGTTTGA
- a CDS encoding heme A synthase translates to MADSVLHQDVRTFAATPVDFIRRFVWKIAIATLLLMAVGSATRVMNAGLACPDWPLCYGQLVPSQQMNFQVFLEWFHRLDAALIGLSAIALVGLSWWYRRQLPSWLPWASSFALFLIVFQGVLGGLTVTELLRFDIVTAHLGCALLFLITVISIGMALLPYEGTGTAGKLAWVSLTAAILVYLQSLLGGLVASQWALHQCFGASQLCAVMNSHIAGVVPATLATLTLVVMAWRTPAIHPTLRTFAKIAGGLLVCQIALGVATFYLHLQVEPLTVSHHVMGASLLGSLVAFTVLAWRDKSQGLGARG, encoded by the coding sequence ATGGCTGACTCTGTATTGCATCAGGATGTTCGCACTTTTGCTGCCACCCCAGTAGATTTTATCCGTCGTTTTGTGTGGAAAATCGCGATCGCCACGCTACTGTTAATGGCAGTAGGTAGTGCGACGCGGGTGATGAATGCTGGGTTGGCTTGTCCGGACTGGCCTTTATGCTACGGTCAATTAGTACCCAGCCAACAAATGAATTTCCAGGTGTTTCTGGAGTGGTTTCATCGGTTGGATGCAGCTTTAATTGGATTGAGCGCGATCGCATTAGTTGGTTTATCGTGGTGGTATCGGCGTCAATTACCCAGTTGGCTGCCTTGGGCGTCCTCATTTGCCCTATTTTTAATCGTTTTTCAAGGCGTACTGGGAGGATTGACGGTTACGGAACTGCTCAGATTTGATATCGTAACCGCTCACTTGGGATGCGCTTTGTTATTTTTGATTACCGTCATTTCAATTGGTATGGCGCTATTGCCCTACGAAGGTACTGGTACTGCTGGTAAATTAGCTTGGGTAAGCTTAACCGCCGCTATTTTGGTTTATCTGCAAAGTTTGTTAGGGGGACTGGTGGCGTCTCAGTGGGCGCTACACCAGTGCTTTGGCGCTTCCCAACTATGCGCGGTGATGAATAGCCACATTGCTGGGGTAGTTCCCGCTACTCTCGCTACCCTGACATTGGTAGTCATGGCATGGCGCACCCCCGCTATTCATCCTACTCTCCGCACTTTCGCGAAAATTGCAGGCGGGTTATTGGTGTGCCAAATCGCTCTCGGTGTAGCCACTTTTTACCTCCATCTCCAGGTAGAACCTTTAACAGTTTCTCACCACGTAATGGGCGCTTCTTTGTTAGGTTCCCTAGTAGCTTTCACCGTTTTAGCATGGCGCGATAAGTCGCAGGGACTAGGGGCTAGGGGCTAG
- a CDS encoding heme-copper oxidase subunit III produces MQSSTIDPAKAELNYHAAGDEATAAHHGHPDHRVFGVIVFLVAEGMIFLGLFAAYLTFRAVAPVWPPEGTPERELLLPGINTIILISSSFVIHNADTAIKKNNVAGLRNWFIATAIMGVIFLAGQVYEYSHLEFGLTSNLYASTFYVLTGFHGLHVCFGVLLILGVLWRSLKADHYSSKSHFGVEAAEIYWHFVDIVWIVLFLLLYIL; encoded by the coding sequence ATGCAAAGTTCAACTATCGATCCAGCTAAAGCCGAACTGAATTATCATGCTGCTGGTGATGAGGCAACTGCTGCCCATCACGGACATCCCGATCACCGTGTTTTTGGGGTGATCGTGTTTCTAGTTGCAGAAGGCATGATCTTTTTAGGCTTGTTTGCTGCTTATCTGACTTTCCGCGCCGTCGCCCCAGTATGGCCACCGGAAGGAACACCGGAAAGAGAGTTATTGTTGCCGGGAATTAACACTATAATTCTGATTTCTAGCAGTTTCGTGATTCACAATGCTGATACTGCGATTAAGAAGAATAATGTGGCTGGTTTGCGGAATTGGTTTATCGCTACTGCCATTATGGGGGTTATTTTCTTGGCAGGTCAGGTTTATGAGTATAGCCACTTAGAATTTGGCTTAACTAGCAACTTGTATGCCAGCACTTTTTATGTTTTGACTGGTTTTCACGGATTGCACGTTTGTTTTGGTGTACTGCTGATTTTGGGTGTGCTTTGGCGATCGCTGAAAGCTGACCATTATTCTAGTAAGAGTCATTTTGGTGTAGAAGCAGCAGAAATCTATTGGCACTTTGTAGATATTGTGTGGATTGTTCTGTTTTTACTGCTTTACATTCTCTGA
- a CDS encoding PIN domain-containing protein — protein MKVLLDTNIIIDIALERQPFFAESEQVLIFVEQGRIKGYISASTFGDLYYIIRRDKGRDMALEFLSNIATICQVATVDGAAITMALTANFRDFEDAIQYSTARVNQLEAIVTRDIADFPVSTPRILTPAQLIQELTNSQQTD, from the coding sequence GTGAAAGTACTACTTGATACGAATATCATTATAGATATTGCCCTTGAGCGACAACCTTTTTTTGCTGAGAGCGAACAAGTTTTAATCTTTGTTGAACAGGGAAGAATAAAGGGGTATATCTCAGCATCTACTTTTGGCGATCTTTACTATATTATACGCAGAGATAAAGGTCGAGATATGGCTCTCGAATTTTTAAGTAATATAGCTACTATCTGTCAAGTTGCTACAGTAGATGGAGCAGCAATCACAATGGCATTAACTGCCAATTTCAGGGATTTTGAAGATGCAATTCAATACAGCACTGCCAGAGTAAATCAATTGGAGGCGATCGTAACTCGCGACATAGCAGATTTTCCGGTTTCAACTCCTCGCATTTTAACACCTGCCCAATTGATTCAAGAGTTAACAAATTCTCAACAGACGGATTAG
- a CDS encoding 2-oxoisovalerate dehydrogenase, translating to MTEIVFLVEDDPDGGYNARALGESIFTQADDMETLREMVRDAVHCHFPNEETRPKINIVFF from the coding sequence ATGACTGAAATTGTATTTCTAGTTGAAGACGATCCCGACGGCGGCTATAACGCTAGAGCGTTAGGCGAATCGATTTTCACTCAAGCTGACGATATGGAAACATTACGAGAAATGGTTCGCGATGCAGTTCATTGTCATTTTCCCAATGAAGAAACTCGTCCTAAAATAAATATTGTTTTTTTCTAA
- the ctaD gene encoding cytochrome c oxidase subunit I: protein MEPADLAAREHEESGTNWRKFFGFSTDHKVIGIQYLVTSFFFYLIGGALASAVRTELATPDADFVSPDLYNSLFTIHATVMIFLWIVPAATGGFGNYLIPLMIGARDMAFPRLNAVAFWMIPPAGILLMSSFFVGAAGSGWTSYPPLSIINGSKAGEFIWILSVLLLGTSSILGAVNFFVTILKMRIPGMGLNQMPLFCWAMLAASALILIGTPVLAGALILLSFDLIAGTAFFNPTGGGDPVVYQHMFWFYSHPAVYIMILPVFGMISEIIPAHARKPIFGYRAIAYSSLAISFLGLIVWAHHMFTSGTPAWLRMFFMIATMIIAVPTGIKVFSWLATIWGGKLRLNSAMIFGMGFISMFVVGGLSGIMVASVPFDIHVHDTYFIVAHLHYVLFGGSVFGLYGALYHWFPKMTGRMMNETWGKVHFALTFIGFNMCFLPMHKLGLEGMPRRVAMYDPKFTALNVVCTVGSYILAVSTIPFLVNAAWSWLRGPKAPDNPWQALTLEWMTSSPPPVENFYKDPVLASGPYDYGMVNALVIRQKMMKGKEATTERKTPSGIPLNQLKASDLLGGSSSIVQSASDAEVEAQTLQDEDPMLSGGPNSVLRAKPDPEEAVNPDDRQDS from the coding sequence ATGGAACCAGCCGATTTAGCTGCTCGCGAACACGAAGAAAGTGGCACTAATTGGCGTAAATTTTTCGGCTTCAGCACCGACCATAAAGTGATCGGAATACAATATCTAGTCACCTCATTCTTCTTCTATTTAATTGGTGGTGCTTTAGCATCTGCGGTTCGTACAGAACTAGCTACCCCTGACGCAGATTTTGTCAGTCCCGACCTCTACAACAGCTTGTTTACGATTCACGCCACAGTGATGATTTTCCTGTGGATCGTACCTGCTGCTACCGGTGGATTTGGCAACTACCTGATCCCATTAATGATCGGGGCGCGAGATATGGCATTCCCCAGATTGAATGCCGTTGCCTTTTGGATGATTCCACCCGCTGGTATCTTACTAATGTCCAGCTTCTTTGTAGGAGCAGCCGGTTCTGGTTGGACATCTTATCCACCTTTGAGCATCATTAATGGCTCCAAAGCAGGCGAATTTATTTGGATTCTCAGCGTTCTGCTGTTAGGAACTTCTTCGATTTTGGGTGCGGTGAACTTCTTCGTCACCATCCTGAAAATGCGAATTCCGGGTATGGGATTGAATCAAATGCCTTTGTTTTGCTGGGCAATGCTAGCAGCTTCGGCATTAATTTTAATCGGTACTCCCGTATTAGCAGGTGCTTTAATTCTGCTCAGTTTTGACTTAATTGCCGGTACCGCCTTTTTCAATCCAACTGGTGGTGGCGACCCGGTAGTTTATCAACATATGTTCTGGTTTTATTCTCACCCGGCAGTTTACATCATGATTCTGCCAGTGTTCGGAATGATATCAGAAATTATCCCCGCTCATGCCCGTAAACCGATTTTCGGTTATCGCGCTATTGCCTATTCCAGTCTCGCCATTAGCTTTTTGGGATTGATCGTTTGGGCGCACCATATGTTTACCAGCGGTACTCCCGCTTGGTTGCGGATGTTCTTCATGATCGCGACGATGATCATTGCTGTACCGACTGGCATTAAAGTATTTAGCTGGTTGGCTACCATCTGGGGTGGTAAACTGCGCCTGAATAGCGCCATGATTTTCGGTATGGGATTTATTTCCATGTTCGTGGTCGGCGGCTTGAGCGGTATCATGGTAGCTTCAGTGCCATTTGATATTCACGTTCACGACACCTACTTTATCGTTGCTCACCTGCACTACGTTTTATTTGGTGGCAGCGTATTCGGTTTGTATGGCGCACTGTATCACTGGTTCCCCAAAATGACCGGTCGGATGATGAACGAAACTTGGGGAAAAGTTCACTTTGCCCTCACGTTCATCGGATTTAATATGTGCTTCCTGCCCATGCACAAGTTGGGGTTGGAAGGAATGCCCCGGCGGGTAGCGATGTACGACCCGAAATTTACTGCTCTGAATGTGGTTTGCACTGTTGGGTCGTATATCTTGGCGGTTTCTACGATACCTTTTCTCGTCAATGCGGCCTGGAGTTGGTTGCGTGGGCCAAAAGCACCTGATAATCCTTGGCAAGCTCTTACCTTAGAGTGGATGACTTCTTCTCCGCCACCTGTGGAAAATTTCTATAAAGATCCGGTTTTGGCTAGTGGGCCTTATGACTACGGCATGGTTAATGCTCTGGTCATTCGTCAAAAGATGATGAAAGGCAAGGAGGCAACCACTGAACGGAAAACTCCATCGGGTATTCCTTTGAATCAGTTGAAAGCTTCTGATTTGTTGGGAGGTTCTAGTTCGATCGTGCAGTCTGCTTCCGATGCAGAGGTGGAAGCTCAAACTCTCCAAGATGAAGACCCGATGTTGTCTGGAGGGCCGAACTCGGTCTTGCGTGCTAAACCCGATCCTGAGGAAGCTGTCAATCCGGACGATCGTCAAGACAGTTAA
- a CDS encoding heme o synthase, protein MMIGTSVSRQHDNFVQVIQSYYQLTKPRIIPLLLITTAASMWMASGGRVDPRLLLVTMVGGTLAAASAQTLNCIYDRDIDYAMERTRHRPIPSGRVQSRDALLFAIILASLSFTLLTVFANLLAALLAMSGIVFYMLIYTHLLKRHTTQNIVIGGAAGAIPALVGWAAVTGDLSWSAWMLFAIVFLWTPPHFWALALMIRDDYAKVNIPMLPVIVGEDATTRQIWVYTLIMVASTFLLIFPLGTAGVVYGLFAAILGVKFIQKAWQLLQNPTEKDLARSLFKFSILYMMLLCAGIVVDSLPVTNYFVASVADNLNRIVSAIVMLK, encoded by the coding sequence ATGATGATTGGGACAAGTGTCTCCCGCCAACATGACAATTTTGTACAAGTAATTCAAAGTTACTACCAGCTAACAAAGCCTCGGATTATTCCTTTGTTGCTGATTACCACAGCAGCGAGTATGTGGATGGCGTCAGGCGGAAGGGTAGACCCACGTTTATTATTAGTAACTATGGTGGGTGGTACTCTGGCGGCGGCATCTGCTCAAACGCTAAATTGTATTTACGATCGCGATATCGATTATGCAATGGAACGTACTCGCCATCGTCCGATTCCTTCTGGTAGAGTGCAGTCTCGCGATGCGCTGCTATTTGCAATTATCTTGGCTTCTCTTTCTTTCACTTTGCTAACAGTTTTTGCCAATTTGTTAGCTGCACTGTTGGCAATGTCGGGCATCGTTTTTTATATGCTGATTTACACTCATTTGCTGAAACGCCACACGACTCAAAATATCGTGATTGGCGGTGCGGCGGGTGCAATTCCTGCTTTGGTAGGATGGGCGGCGGTGACTGGCGATTTAAGCTGGTCGGCGTGGATGTTATTTGCGATCGTGTTTTTATGGACGCCTCCCCATTTTTGGGCGCTTGCTTTGATGATTCGCGATGATTACGCGAAAGTAAATATCCCCATGTTGCCAGTCATAGTTGGTGAAGATGCCACTACTCGCCAAATTTGGGTTTATACGCTGATTATGGTGGCATCGACTTTCTTGTTGATTTTTCCTCTCGGTACGGCGGGTGTAGTTTATGGATTATTTGCCGCAATTTTGGGAGTAAAATTTATTCAGAAAGCTTGGCAATTGTTGCAAAATCCAACTGAGAAAGATTTAGCGCGATCGTTGTTTAAATTCTCGATTCTCTACATGATGTTGTTGTGTGCTGGAATTGTAGTTGATAGTTTGCCAGTAACTAATTACTTTGTGGCTAGCGTAGCGGATAATCTCAACAGGATCGTAAGTGCGATCGTGATGTTGAAGTAA
- a CDS encoding ABC transporter ATP-binding protein, whose product MAPAVLIEKLQKRYGNVEAVKDVSFQVEPGEIFGLLGPNGAGKTTTIRCLCTLASPNGGKIEVSGIDAIANPKAARQKLGYVAQEVALDKVLTGRELLQLQAALYHIPGKIAKERINNTIASLGLQEYADKKTGTYSGGIRKRLDLAAGLLHKPDVLVLDEPTVGLDIESRVVMWDILRQLRDSGTTVLLTSHYLEEVDALANRVAIIDQGVVIASGTPSELKDKVGGDRITLRIREFSPQEEAEKAKHLLQALPFVQEVIINSAQGNSLNLVVTPQSDALMSIQQALKDVGLPTFGIAQSRPSLDDVYLAATGKTLMDAELAAAGTRDPKAEKKKNMR is encoded by the coding sequence ATGGCTCCCGCAGTTTTAATCGAAAAACTCCAAAAGCGTTACGGTAATGTGGAAGCCGTTAAAGATGTTTCCTTTCAGGTAGAACCGGGGGAGATTTTTGGTCTGCTTGGGCCAAACGGTGCAGGTAAAACCACAACTATTAGATGTCTTTGCACCCTAGCTAGTCCGAATGGGGGCAAAATAGAGGTATCTGGGATTGATGCTATAGCTAACCCGAAAGCAGCACGACAAAAACTCGGTTATGTGGCGCAAGAAGTTGCTCTGGATAAGGTGCTGACTGGTAGGGAATTACTGCAACTGCAAGCCGCACTCTACCATATACCGGGAAAAATTGCTAAGGAGCGGATTAATAATACGATCGCATCTCTCGGTTTACAAGAATACGCCGATAAAAAAACCGGCACTTACTCCGGCGGTATCCGCAAACGGCTAGACTTGGCGGCGGGTTTGCTCCACAAACCAGATGTGTTAGTTTTGGATGAGCCAACTGTCGGGCTGGATATCGAAAGTCGAGTCGTGATGTGGGATATCTTGCGCCAACTGCGCGACTCTGGAACTACGGTTTTGTTAACAAGCCATTATTTAGAAGAAGTTGACGCATTAGCTAACCGAGTGGCAATCATTGATCAAGGTGTGGTAATTGCCTCTGGTACTCCTTCTGAATTAAAGGATAAAGTAGGAGGCGATCGCATTACCCTTCGCATCCGCGAATTTTCCCCACAGGAAGAAGCAGAGAAAGCCAAACATTTGTTGCAAGCTCTGCCTTTTGTGCAAGAAGTAATTATTAACAGCGCACAAGGTAACTCCCTCAATTTAGTAGTAACTCCTCAAAGCGATGCTTTAATGAGTATTCAGCAAGCTTTGAAAGATGTGGGATTACCTACTTTTGGAATTGCCCAATCTCGTCCTAGTTTAGATGATGTTTATTTAGCAGCGACGGGTAAAACGCTGATGGATGCTGAACTAGCGGCTGCTGGTACTCGCGATCCCAAGGCGGAAAAGAAAAAAAATATGCGATAA